From the genome of Pseudomonas sp. gcc21, one region includes:
- the pgl gene encoding 6-phosphogluconolactonase — MTLQQSVTQRGLRLDEAQSVEEHATRLAERIATALGEAISRSGRAVLALSGGRSPEPVLHCLNRLELDWQKVIITLADERWVPQDHPDSNGGMVCRCLQDVMQLARWEPMYRGRSPEQDAAEFDTLLQSLLPLDVLVLGMGTDGHTASLFPGIDDLETSLSAAAPVLCRAIPATEDRLPRVTMTGKALNQAAVRLLQINGPQKRQTLTEAFSASPARRPIAAFLRPPMDIYYSPEG; from the coding sequence ATGACACTGCAGCAATCAGTAACGCAGCGGGGATTGCGGCTGGATGAAGCGCAATCGGTCGAGGAGCACGCAACACGTCTGGCGGAGCGTATCGCTACGGCATTAGGCGAGGCCATATCCCGCAGCGGGCGCGCTGTTCTGGCCTTGTCGGGCGGGCGTAGTCCCGAGCCGGTTTTGCATTGCCTGAACCGTTTGGAACTGGACTGGCAAAAAGTCATCATAACGCTCGCCGATGAGCGTTGGGTCCCGCAGGATCATCCCGACAGCAACGGCGGTATGGTCTGTCGTTGTCTGCAAGACGTCATGCAGCTGGCGCGCTGGGAGCCGATGTACCGCGGGCGGAGCCCTGAACAGGATGCTGCTGAGTTCGATACGCTCCTTCAGTCGCTGTTACCGCTTGATGTGCTGGTGCTGGGGATGGGAACAGACGGGCACACTGCTTCGCTGTTTCCGGGTATCGATGATCTGGAGACGAGTTTGTCGGCGGCGGCTCCAGTATTGTGTCGGGCCATTCCCGCCACCGAGGATCGTCTTCCCCGGGTTACCATGACGGGCAAGGCGTTGAATCAGGCAGCGGTTCGCCTGCTTCAGATCAACGGACCGCAGAAGCGCCAAACGCTGACAGAAGCGTTTTCCGCATCCCCTGCGCGGCGGCCGATTGCGGCATTTCTTAGGCCGCCCATGGACATTTATTACAGCCCAGAGGGCTGA
- the edd gene encoding phosphogluconate dehydratase — MHPRVIEVTERLRERSQQSRQGYLQQMADAAAQPRGRRRLSCGNLAHGMAACSSSDKDRLRMMDEVNIGIVTAYNDMLSAHQPYETYPSLLRDALRAFGATGQVAGGVPAMCDGVTQGEPGMELSLHSRDVIAMATAVALSHNMFDGGLCLGICDKIVPGLLMGALRFGHLPMLFVPAGPMPSGLPNKEKAAVRQRFAEGLIDREALLDAETQSYHSPGTCTFYGTANTNQMLLEAMGLQLPGASFVNPGTPLRDALTVYAAEQAARLARSGEGSLASIVDERALINAVVMLLATGGSTNLTLHLVAIGQAAGLKLNWDDMASLSEVVPGLAKIYPNGQADINHFQAAGGTAFLFRQLIEAGLLHTDVHTVAGPGLERYTQEPMLRDGKLTWRAGPVESLDQSILRDWREPFSDDGGLRLVQGRLGRGVIKVSAVAEAHWRVSAPCRIFESQEAFVAAFQANELERDLVAVLRFQGPAANGMPELHKLTPYLGVLQDRGFNVALVTDGRMSGASGKVPAVIHLCPEARGGGPLALLHDGDLVTLDAAAGTLDVAVDEAVWSARQPVSQAEPVRRGWGREMFAFMRHAVSSAEEGGSSFTASLYEADEER, encoded by the coding sequence ATGCACCCACGTGTTATCGAAGTGACTGAACGCCTGCGTGAGCGCAGCCAGCAATCGCGCCAGGGCTATCTGCAGCAGATGGCCGATGCCGCAGCGCAACCGCGCGGTCGCCGGCGCCTGTCGTGCGGCAACCTCGCCCACGGCATGGCCGCCTGTTCCTCTTCCGATAAGGACCGGTTGCGGATGATGGACGAGGTCAATATCGGCATCGTTACCGCCTACAACGATATGCTCTCTGCGCACCAGCCCTATGAAACCTATCCATCGTTATTGCGTGACGCCTTGCGCGCCTTTGGCGCGACTGGCCAGGTTGCAGGTGGTGTACCGGCAATGTGTGACGGTGTCACTCAGGGCGAGCCGGGTATGGAGCTGTCGCTGCATAGCCGGGATGTGATTGCCATGGCGACTGCTGTCGCGTTGTCCCACAACATGTTTGATGGCGGCCTGTGTCTGGGTATCTGTGACAAGATCGTTCCCGGCCTGTTGATGGGGGCGCTGCGCTTTGGCCATCTCCCGATGCTGTTCGTGCCTGCCGGCCCAATGCCCTCCGGGCTGCCCAATAAAGAGAAGGCCGCAGTGCGGCAGCGCTTCGCCGAGGGGCTGATCGACCGTGAAGCCCTGCTTGATGCTGAAACGCAGTCATATCACTCTCCCGGCACCTGTACGTTCTACGGAACAGCGAACACCAACCAGATGTTGCTGGAGGCGATGGGGCTGCAGTTACCCGGCGCCTCCTTTGTTAATCCGGGCACGCCTTTGCGCGACGCGCTCACTGTATATGCAGCAGAACAGGCCGCTCGTCTGGCGCGCAGCGGGGAAGGTTCGCTTGCTTCGATTGTTGATGAGCGGGCGTTGATCAATGCTGTGGTGATGCTGCTGGCCACAGGTGGTTCGACCAATCTGACCTTGCATCTGGTTGCGATCGGTCAGGCTGCGGGTCTCAAACTCAACTGGGACGATATGGCCAGCCTGTCTGAAGTGGTGCCCGGGTTGGCAAAGATCTACCCGAATGGTCAGGCTGACATCAATCACTTCCAGGCTGCCGGTGGTACGGCTTTCCTGTTCCGTCAATTGATCGAGGCAGGGTTGTTGCACACTGACGTGCACACCGTGGCGGGACCGGGTCTTGAACGTTATACCCAGGAGCCGATGCTGCGCGATGGCAAGCTGACCTGGCGGGCCGGGCCAGTCGAGAGTCTGGATCAGTCGATTCTGCGCGATTGGCGTGAGCCGTTTTCAGACGACGGCGGGCTGAGGTTGGTGCAGGGTCGGCTTGGCCGTGGCGTTATCAAGGTCTCGGCGGTTGCCGAAGCGCATTGGCGCGTGAGTGCGCCCTGTCGGATCTTTGAAAGCCAGGAAGCCTTCGTTGCGGCCTTTCAGGCCAATGAGCTGGAGCGCGACCTCGTCGCTGTGTTGCGTTTTCAGGGCCCGGCGGCCAATGGGATGCCGGAGCTGCATAAGCTCACACCCTATCTCGGCGTGCTGCAGGACCGAGGCTTCAACGTCGCGCTGGTTACCGACGGGCGTATGTCCGGCGCGTCCGGTAAAGTCCCTGCGGTCATTCATCTGTGTCCTGAAGCGCGCGGCGGTGGCCCTCTGGCTTTGCTGCACGACGGTGATCTGGTGACCCTTGATGCGGCTGCGGGCACGCTTGATGTTGCAGTAGACGAGGCGGTCTGGAGTGCTCGTCAGCCCGTTAGTCAGGCCGAGCCGGTCCGCCGCGGATGGGGGCGGGAAATGTTCGCTTTCATGCGCCATGCTGTCAGTTCGGCGGAGGAGGGCGGTAGCAGTTTCACCGCGAGCCTGTATGAAGCGGACGAGGAGAGATGA